In Chryseobacterium oranimense, a single window of DNA contains:
- a CDS encoding DUF1697 domain-containing protein, whose protein sequence is MKYCAFLRGVNVKGTNMKMADVCQVFKEAGMQDVSSVLASGNIVFSSDKNTEDLKKILEKAMSDHFSYEAFLFIKSQEETQVFWNSIPFEKNNDLHIYAFVGNPGVENVLMSEFEAASKTENEKAVIIKNIFYWQVSKGNTLDSTFGKILGKKSLKDQFTSRNINTFEKVLKKMN, encoded by the coding sequence ATGAAATACTGTGCTTTTCTCCGCGGCGTGAATGTAAAAGGAACCAATATGAAAATGGCAGATGTATGCCAGGTTTTTAAAGAAGCAGGAATGCAGGACGTAAGTTCAGTATTGGCTTCGGGAAATATTGTTTTTTCCTCTGATAAAAATACCGAGGATTTAAAGAAAATTTTAGAAAAGGCAATGTCTGATCATTTCTCTTATGAAGCGTTCTTATTTATAAAATCTCAGGAAGAAACACAAGTCTTCTGGAACAGCATTCCCTTTGAAAAAAATAATGATCTGCATATATATGCTTTTGTAGGGAATCCCGGGGTGGAAAATGTTCTGATGTCCGAATTTGAAGCCGCTTCCAAAACTGAAAACGAAAAAGCAGTGATTATTAAAAATATATTTTACTGGCAGGTCTCAAAAGGAAATACACTGGATTCTACTTTCGGAAAGATTTTAGGTAAAAAGAGTCTTAAAGATCAGTTCACCAGCCGGAATATCAATACTTTTGAAAAGGTTTTGAAGAAAATGAATTAA
- the budA gene encoding acetolactate decarboxylase has product MKNILYFILWAASNHFNAQETDNSNFLLKNKATDHPMKYNELYQHGIADAFIGGLYKGTLSLENLKSKGDFGLGAPDMLDGELTILDGQVYQTKATGQTVTPEDQFKSSLVFVTFFKPNRSFTIKNKVDHQKALREISKILQDKNSMFAIKITGKFAHVKTRAFPPVEKEPFPALTSIADKQKTFDFSNTEGTLVGFYLPEYLNGINVKGFHFHFISSDKKYGGHVLDFEGENLKTEVALLESFRLETSKDKDFRNFQFETKNNQSLEVLEQGNSSK; this is encoded by the coding sequence ATGAAAAATATCCTTTATTTCATTTTATGGGCAGCAAGTAATCACTTCAATGCACAAGAGACGGATAACAGTAATTTTTTACTTAAAAATAAAGCAACGGATCATCCAATGAAATACAACGAACTCTATCAGCATGGAATTGCTGATGCATTTATAGGCGGGCTTTACAAGGGAACCCTTTCGCTTGAAAATTTAAAGTCAAAAGGAGATTTTGGTCTCGGAGCTCCTGATATGCTGGATGGAGAGCTGACCATACTGGACGGACAAGTGTATCAGACAAAGGCTACAGGCCAGACTGTCACTCCTGAAGATCAGTTTAAGTCATCTTTGGTTTTTGTAACGTTCTTTAAACCTAATCGCAGCTTCACTATTAAAAATAAAGTGGACCATCAGAAGGCTTTGCGGGAAATAAGTAAAATTCTGCAAGATAAAAACTCAATGTTTGCCATTAAAATAACAGGAAAGTTTGCCCATGTGAAGACCAGGGCTTTTCCTCCTGTCGAAAAAGAACCGTTCCCTGCCCTGACTTCAATTGCTGACAAACAAAAGACCTTTGACTTTTCAAACACTGAAGGCACCCTGGTTGGCTTTTATCTTCCTGAATATTTAAACGGGATCAATGTCAAAGGGTTTCACTTCCATTTTATTTCATCAGACAAAAAATATGGTGGACATGTGCTGGATTTTGAAGGTGAAAATTTAAAAACAGAAGTAGCTCTGCTAGAAAGTTTCAGATTGGAAACCTCAAAAGATAAAGATTTCCGGAATTTTCAATTTGAGACTAAAAATAATCAATCTCTTGAAGTTTTAGAACAGGGAAATAGTTCAAAATAG
- a CDS encoding glucose 1-dehydrogenase, with amino-acid sequence MTHPTFQGKTAIITGGTTGIGLAAAKLFLTNGAQVVIAGRREQQGNDALEILRTIDPNVHFVQTNVSKSNQVQHLINETIRHFGKLDIAFNNAGIEGQFSSIDNTSEEEFDRVMNINTKGVWLACKYEIEQFKRQGTGGAIVNTSSWLARGASSGSAVYSASKAAVDGLTKALTIETASEGIRINNIQPGYIRTPMFDRFFPGENAEKAIEPFKKHAPIGRFAAPEEVAELVLWLSSPAASFVMGESILVDGGLAIGGQR; translated from the coding sequence ATGACACATCCTACTTTTCAAGGAAAAACAGCAATCATTACGGGAGGTACGACAGGTATCGGGCTTGCCGCTGCTAAATTATTTTTAACAAACGGCGCACAGGTGGTTATTGCCGGCCGCAGGGAGCAACAGGGAAATGATGCTTTGGAAATACTGCGTACCATAGACCCAAATGTACATTTTGTACAGACAAATGTCTCAAAAAGTAATCAGGTCCAGCATCTGATTAATGAAACCATCAGGCACTTCGGAAAACTGGATATTGCATTCAATAATGCAGGAATTGAAGGACAGTTTTCAAGCATTGACAATACTTCCGAAGAAGAATTTGACAGGGTTATGAATATCAATACCAAAGGCGTCTGGCTGGCCTGCAAATACGAAATTGAACAGTTTAAAAGGCAAGGAACCGGCGGAGCAATCGTCAACACTTCTTCGTGGCTGGCAAGAGGAGCATCTTCCGGTTCGGCAGTTTATTCAGCAAGTAAGGCTGCAGTAGACGGCCTTACAAAAGCACTAACCATTGAAACAGCATCCGAAGGTATCCGTATCAACAATATTCAACCGGGATACATCCGTACTCCAATGTTTGACAGGTTTTTTCCGGGAGAAAATGCCGAAAAAGCCATAGAACCATTTAAAAAGCATGCTCCGATAGGACGCTTTGCCGCTCCTGAAGAAGTAGCAGAACTGGTTTTATGGCTAAGCAGCCCTGCAGCCTCTTTTGTAATGGGCGAAAGTATCCTGGTAGACGGAGGTTTAGCTATTGGAGGACAGCGATAA
- a CDS encoding helix-turn-helix domain-containing protein — MKARETLEEFYDLHGREHDQYAQCNVYRREDFECSKSLKPVYRRDFYKISMMCEGTGILSYADKFIRIDRPAIVFLNPLIPYSWEPESSVQTGYFCLFTEEFVSQELKNESLSQSPLFKAGGDHIFFPDETRVQLLKNLYENMLKEAHSDYDNKYSLLRNYIQIIMHEAMKMQPPQTYGQHSNAAERISTLFLELLEHQFPVSQNNIILLKNANEFATQLNIHTNHLNKALKETTGKTTSEWITSRVIKEAKSLLQFSNWSVSEIAYSLGFEHSSNFIISFRKKTGDSPNQFRKRILSKS; from the coding sequence ATGAAAGCGAGAGAAACTTTGGAAGAATTTTATGATCTGCACGGAAGAGAGCATGATCAGTATGCTCAATGCAATGTCTACCGCAGAGAAGACTTTGAGTGCAGCAAAAGTTTAAAACCCGTTTACCGCAGAGATTTTTATAAAATATCAATGATGTGCGAAGGAACGGGAATATTAAGTTATGCTGATAAGTTTATCCGGATCGACAGACCTGCTATTGTATTTCTCAATCCGCTGATTCCCTATTCCTGGGAACCTGAATCTTCAGTACAGACCGGTTATTTCTGCCTTTTTACGGAGGAATTTGTAAGCCAGGAACTTAAAAATGAAAGTTTATCTCAATCTCCTTTGTTTAAAGCAGGCGGAGATCACATCTTTTTTCCGGATGAAACCAGGGTACAGCTGTTGAAAAACCTTTATGAAAATATGCTGAAAGAAGCTCATTCAGATTATGACAATAAGTACAGCCTTCTCAGAAATTACATACAGATCATTATGCATGAAGCAATGAAAATGCAGCCGCCTCAAACGTATGGTCAACATTCGAACGCTGCCGAACGCATCAGCACTTTGTTTTTAGAGCTGCTGGAGCATCAGTTTCCGGTTAGTCAGAATAATATTATACTATTGAAAAATGCAAATGAATTTGCCACACAGCTGAATATACACACCAACCACCTGAATAAAGCACTCAAAGAAACGACAGGCAAAACAACCTCAGAATGGATTACCAGCCGGGTCATTAAAGAAGCAAAATCCTTATTGCAGTTCAGCAACTGGAGTGTGAGTGAGATTGCTTATTCCCTGGGATTCGAACATTCTTCCAATTTCATTATTTCTTTCAGGAAAAAAACGGGGGATTCTCCCAATCAGTTCAGAAAAAGAATCCTTTCCAAATCATAA
- the kdsA gene encoding 3-deoxy-8-phosphooctulonate synthase, with amino-acid sequence MIQYLDNIQHKDSKNFFLIAGPCIIEGEDMALRIAEKVISLTDKYNIPYIFKGSFKKANRSRVDSFTTIGEEKSLEILKKVGETFNIPTTTDIHENEHAALAAQYVDVLQIPAFLVRQTDLLVAAAETGKCVTLKKGQFLSPESMKFAVQKITDSNNQKVAIIERGNSFGYTDLIVDYRGIPTMRQYAPVILDVTHSLQQPNQSSGVTGGRPDLIETVAKAGIAVGADGIFIETHPTPETALSDGANMLRLDLLEDLLQKLTRVRESIL; translated from the coding sequence ATGATCCAGTATTTAGATAATATCCAACACAAAGATTCAAAAAACTTTTTCCTTATTGCCGGGCCATGCATCATTGAAGGCGAAGATATGGCACTGAGAATTGCAGAAAAAGTAATCAGCTTAACAGACAAATACAATATTCCCTATATTTTCAAAGGAAGCTTTAAAAAAGCCAACAGAAGCCGTGTAGATTCTTTTACAACCATCGGTGAAGAAAAATCCCTTGAAATTCTTAAAAAAGTAGGAGAGACCTTTAATATTCCTACGACAACGGATATCCATGAAAATGAACATGCAGCTTTAGCCGCACAATATGTGGATGTGCTTCAGATTCCTGCTTTTTTGGTTCGTCAGACCGATCTTTTGGTTGCTGCAGCGGAAACCGGAAAATGCGTAACCCTGAAAAAAGGACAGTTCCTTTCTCCTGAATCCATGAAATTTGCCGTTCAGAAAATCACAGATTCCAATAATCAGAAAGTGGCTATAATTGAAAGAGGGAATTCTTTCGGATATACAGATCTTATTGTAGATTACAGAGGTATTCCTACGATGAGACAGTATGCACCGGTTATTTTGGACGTTACCCATTCATTACAGCAGCCTAATCAAAGCTCAGGAGTTACAGGCGGAAGACCGGATCTTATTGAAACCGTAGCCAAAGCAGGAATTGCTGTAGGAGCAGACGGAATTTTCATTGAAACCCATCCTACACCGGAAACTGCTTTGTCAGACGGAGCGAACATGTTAAGATTGGATTTGCTGGAAGATTTGTTGCAAAAATTAACAAGAGTTAGAGAATCAATTTTATAA
- a CDS encoding TonB-dependent receptor plug domain-containing protein: MKKLVLPLSLMVPMLIFSQNRKRDTADKVTDIEEVVFQKKVVGKTNDITNVKISAKDAKGVATISGGIEGILKTLPSVNSNTELSSQYMVRGGNYDENLIYINDIEIYRPFLIRNSQQEGMSIINPDMVSTVNFSAGGFEPKYGDKMSSALNIYYREPEKFELSGEASLIGGRLTAGLASKNKKLTALFSGRYRNTNLVLNTLNEDTDFNPTYWDFQSYINYHLNDKFSMSFIGYYSKNDYEMVPKAKSVTFGSLQQPITVNIGYGGKEQDMYKNMMGTFSLNFKPSDQWKFTLDSFAYQNREKEYYSIASSYEIQTFDPITGDPVPSFDGGGQIEHARNDLFVRTYGTQFRAKFSPNVNTDIEVGVKYEKENLSDNTNEWKLVDSSGYSIPRPIDDPRTGESGDLELFYQIAGKNKIEPSRLSAYAQYSQKFYWGASKVFVNAGARVSNWSFNKETIFSPRFQFAIKPDWDSDMLFKLSGGIYYQAPFYKEIKDLDGNFNSNIKSQRSMQLILGHDYEFYMYDRPFKLTTEAYYKKMDNLIPYYMDNVRIRYSGQNNASGYAYGIDTRLFGEFVPGVDSWLSASYARVYENIDGRGNIPRPTDQRFRFAMFYQDYMPKFPSMRVNLTLVYAMGLPNGAPVFTDPYQYQRTLPAYKRVDLGLSKVFIDSKDKKKRYGFWGNFEELTLGVQVFNAFNINNTVANQWITDYNSSVMYPVPVRLTGRFFNVKLEFKL; encoded by the coding sequence TTGAAAAAACTAGTTTTACCGTTGAGCCTTATGGTTCCTATGCTTATTTTCTCTCAAAACCGAAAAAGAGATACGGCAGATAAAGTAACCGATATTGAGGAAGTCGTTTTCCAGAAAAAAGTAGTCGGAAAAACGAACGACATTACCAATGTCAAAATTTCAGCAAAGGACGCTAAAGGAGTGGCTACCATAAGCGGAGGAATTGAAGGTATTCTTAAAACACTTCCTTCCGTAAACTCCAATACCGAGCTGTCTTCACAATATATGGTACGTGGCGGAAACTATGACGAAAATCTTATTTACATCAATGATATTGAGATTTACAGACCTTTTCTGATCAGAAATTCTCAGCAGGAAGGGATGAGTATCATCAATCCTGATATGGTTTCGACGGTTAACTTCTCTGCCGGAGGATTTGAGCCGAAATATGGCGATAAAATGTCTTCAGCACTGAATATTTACTACCGCGAACCTGAGAAATTTGAACTTTCGGGAGAAGCCAGTTTGATAGGAGGAAGGCTGACCGCTGGTCTGGCATCAAAAAATAAAAAGCTGACCGCTTTGTTTTCAGGAAGATACAGGAACACCAACCTTGTCCTGAATACATTGAATGAAGACACGGATTTCAACCCGACTTACTGGGATTTCCAGTCGTACATCAACTATCATCTCAACGACAAATTCTCTATGTCATTCATCGGATATTACTCCAAGAATGATTATGAAATGGTTCCGAAGGCCAAAAGTGTAACTTTCGGAAGCCTTCAGCAGCCAATTACAGTCAATATCGGCTATGGCGGAAAGGAGCAGGATATGTATAAAAATATGATGGGAACTTTCTCTCTGAACTTTAAGCCTTCAGATCAGTGGAAGTTTACGTTGGACAGTTTTGCCTATCAGAACAGGGAAAAAGAATATTATTCTATCGCTTCAAGCTATGAGATCCAGACTTTTGATCCTATAACAGGCGATCCGGTCCCTTCTTTTGACGGAGGCGGACAGATAGAGCACGCCAGAAACGACCTGTTTGTGAGAACTTACGGAACACAGTTCAGAGCAAAATTTTCTCCCAATGTCAATACAGATATAGAAGTTGGAGTTAAATATGAAAAAGAAAACCTGAGTGATAATACCAACGAATGGAAACTGGTAGACTCTTCAGGATACAGTATTCCGCGACCTATTGATGATCCGAGAACCGGGGAATCCGGAGATCTGGAACTGTTCTATCAGATTGCAGGGAAAAATAAAATAGAACCTTCAAGACTTTCCGCATATGCCCAGTATTCCCAGAAATTCTACTGGGGAGCCAGTAAAGTATTTGTGAATGCAGGAGCCAGGGTTTCCAACTGGAGCTTTAATAAGGAAACAATCTTTTCACCAAGATTCCAGTTTGCGATAAAACCTGACTGGGATTCGGATATGCTCTTCAAACTTTCGGGAGGGATCTATTACCAGGCCCCTTTTTATAAAGAAATCAAAGATCTGGACGGAAACTTTAATTCCAATATAAAATCTCAGCGTTCCATGCAGCTGATCCTGGGTCACGACTATGAATTCTATATGTACGACAGACCGTTTAAGCTGACTACGGAAGCCTATTACAAAAAAATGGATAATCTGATTCCTTACTATATGGATAACGTAAGAATCCGCTATTCAGGGCAAAATAATGCTTCAGGATATGCGTATGGAATTGATACCAGATTATTCGGGGAATTTGTTCCGGGAGTAGATTCATGGCTGTCTGCAAGTTATGCCAGAGTCTATGAAAATATTGATGGAAGAGGAAATATTCCAAGACCTACTGACCAGAGATTCAGGTTTGCCATGTTCTATCAGGATTATATGCCGAAATTCCCTTCTATGCGTGTCAACCTTACTTTGGTATACGCTATGGGACTTCCGAACGGAGCACCTGTTTTTACCGATCCTTACCAGTATCAGAGAACTTTACCCGCTTATAAAAGAGTGGATTTAGGACTTTCAAAAGTGTTTATTGATTCTAAAGACAAGAAAAAGCGTTACGGTTTTTGGGGTAATTTTGAAGAGTTAACCCTGGGAGTTCAGGTTTTCAATGCATTTAATATTAATAATACAGTGGCTAATCAGTGGATCACCGATTATAATTCAAGTGTAATGTACCCGGTTCCGGTACGTCTTACAGGACGTTTCTTCAATGTAAAACTTGAATTCAAACTTTAG
- a CDS encoding HYC_CC_PP family protein, with protein MKKILAILFSVFYFGFSSGAAFSVHFCMEEFVSVSQKTTDICGKCGVKEKKGCCKTEIKVVKVDDSQKSDLLKIDFSSQIVPTFIQHEFFFIDKSFSASKFTQIKINGPPEYRPVPIYINHCNFRI; from the coding sequence ATGAAAAAGATTCTTGCCATATTATTCTCTGTTTTCTACTTTGGATTCTCTTCCGGAGCAGCTTTCAGCGTACACTTCTGTATGGAGGAATTTGTTTCCGTAAGCCAGAAAACCACCGATATATGTGGAAAATGTGGTGTTAAAGAGAAAAAAGGATGTTGTAAAACCGAAATTAAAGTTGTAAAAGTAGATGATTCCCAGAAATCGGATTTACTTAAGATTGATTTTTCAAGCCAAATCGTCCCAACATTCATACAGCACGAATTTTTCTTTATAGACAAGTCTTTTTCAGCTTCAAAATTTACCCAGATAAAAATCAACGGCCCGCCTGAATACAGGCCGGTTCCTATTTATATCAATCATTGTAATTTTAGAATTTAA
- a CDS encoding DUF3347 domain-containing protein, with amino-acid sequence MKKYIITAAFSLFSIISLSAQSKKDAQVSKLYQNYIAIKSALASDDADTTSKAAAEFIKTASTVDYKSVSEGNLNILRKDATVISDARDIAAQRETFSNLSENMIALTKEFKLSEKPVYVQYCPMADSSWLSDEKQILNPYYGKSMLSCGSVKSEIK; translated from the coding sequence ATGAAAAAGTATATCATTACAGCAGCATTTTCTTTATTCTCTATCATTTCACTTTCTGCGCAGTCTAAAAAAGATGCCCAGGTTTCAAAACTGTACCAGAACTATATTGCCATTAAATCTGCTTTGGCTTCCGATGATGCTGATACAACCTCAAAAGCAGCGGCAGAATTCATCAAAACAGCTTCAACTGTTGATTACAAATCCGTTTCAGAAGGAAATCTGAATATTTTAAGAAAAGATGCCACAGTGATTTCTGATGCAAGAGACATTGCAGCGCAAAGAGAAACCTTTTCCAATCTTTCAGAGAACATGATCGCTTTGACAAAAGAGTTTAAGCTTTCAGAGAAACCGGTTTATGTACAATATTGCCCAATGGCAGATTCAAGCTGGCTAAGTGACGAAAAACAAATCCTGAATCCATACTACGGAAAATCCATGCTTTCTTGCGGAAGTGTAAAGTCGGAAATAAAATAA
- a CDS encoding multicopper oxidase domain-containing protein: MKKIIMFLMLLFTVFTFAQATKTYYTCPMHPEVVSSKPGDCPKCKMTLVKKTVVVKPKVTAQPQQKAEPKTVQKATEIKPKIKRTKIQAKINPGPKATEIKRDKAEIKSPKTTLPQAQSVYTCPMHPEVTSAKPGKCPKCGMELVEKESRQSIPTEKPETGHTVFKRNSENGQVTFGGKTVRYDLYVKDTIVNFTGKNRRAIAINGKLQAPTLYFTEGDTAEIYLHNMLKENTGLHWHGVILPNEQDGVPYLTTKPVTPGETHLYKFRVSQNGTYWYHSHEALQEQIGMNGILVFNKREGEPKPLYTKEIPVLLGDWSDEDPMQIARRLHMANTDWYAIKKNAVQSYWEAIKSGNFGTKALNEWKRMEAMDVSDVYYDKFLINGLPSSDYSNLKAGDKVRLRVANGGSSTYFWLNYGGGKIKVVGNDGNDVVPVEVDRLIIGVSETYDIEVTIPENKSFEFRSTSEDRVGHASLWLGSGEKVEAPNLPRLMLFEGMKMMNGMMEMSGNMKPMNMTMGNQMMDMNEVMYPELPESQRKMTMKHMNEMMGVKTKEEDHSEMTSEASATGHENHSGMDMKEEKPIKRLSYNLLKSPEKTILPGENVRELKFTLEGNMNQYLWTLDNKTVTETDKILVKKGEILRITMYNNSMMRHPMHLHGHDFRLINSKGEYSPLKNVVDIMPMETNTIEFAANQDGDWFFHCHILYHMMAGMGRIFSYENSKPNPQLPDRKLAWKNFLKDNKMISSMAMLDVASNKLHAETMTMFGPRWANLNEFHSNWDFDHFEGNVKVGRFLGKFQWALPYAGFRIQKNHEIMERQMAEDMGMKFRGKKTWFGQQKASKDQYAFMVGVQYLLPMLITADASVDQNGKVLLELSREDIPISRRIRGNFSLNSDGEFSTGLRYILQKWLSVSGNYDNEMGWGAGLTFTY, translated from the coding sequence ATGAAAAAAATAATCATGTTTCTGATGCTTTTGTTTACTGTTTTTACTTTCGCCCAAGCAACGAAAACTTATTATACCTGTCCAATGCATCCTGAGGTAGTTTCTTCAAAACCCGGAGACTGTCCCAAATGCAAAATGACCCTGGTAAAGAAAACTGTTGTCGTAAAACCGAAAGTCACGGCCCAGCCACAGCAGAAAGCTGAACCTAAAACAGTACAGAAAGCAACAGAGATTAAACCTAAAATAAAGAGAACAAAAATTCAGGCTAAGATTAATCCAGGTCCTAAAGCAACAGAAATTAAAAGAGATAAAGCTGAAATAAAATCTCCGAAAACAACTTTACCTCAGGCACAGTCTGTTTACACTTGTCCTATGCATCCGGAGGTTACATCTGCAAAACCCGGGAAATGTCCGAAATGCGGAATGGAGCTTGTAGAAAAGGAAAGCAGGCAGTCTATCCCTACAGAAAAACCGGAAACAGGCCATACTGTATTCAAAAGAAATTCTGAAAACGGGCAAGTCACTTTTGGAGGGAAAACAGTGAGGTATGATCTGTATGTAAAAGATACGATCGTCAATTTTACAGGAAAAAACCGCAGAGCTATTGCCATTAACGGGAAATTACAGGCACCAACTTTATATTTTACGGAAGGGGATACTGCTGAAATTTATCTTCACAATATGCTCAAGGAAAATACAGGACTTCACTGGCATGGTGTGATTCTTCCCAATGAACAGGATGGTGTTCCTTACCTTACCACAAAACCTGTAACACCCGGAGAAACACACTTATATAAGTTCAGGGTATCTCAGAACGGAACCTATTGGTACCATTCCCACGAGGCACTGCAGGAACAGATTGGAATGAACGGTATTTTGGTATTCAATAAAAGAGAAGGTGAGCCCAAACCACTTTATACCAAAGAAATCCCTGTATTATTAGGCGATTGGAGCGATGAAGACCCGATGCAGATTGCAAGAAGGCTTCATATGGCCAATACAGACTGGTATGCCATCAAAAAAAATGCGGTACAAAGCTATTGGGAGGCGATCAAATCCGGAAATTTCGGGACAAAAGCCCTGAATGAATGGAAAAGAATGGAAGCAATGGATGTAAGCGATGTTTACTATGACAAATTCCTGATCAACGGGCTTCCGAGTTCTGATTATTCCAATTTGAAAGCCGGAGACAAAGTACGGCTGAGAGTGGCCAATGGCGGCTCATCCACCTATTTCTGGCTGAATTACGGAGGCGGAAAAATAAAAGTAGTGGGAAATGACGGAAATGATGTGGTTCCGGTAGAGGTTGACCGTCTTATCATAGGAGTATCCGAAACTTATGATATAGAGGTAACAATTCCCGAAAATAAAAGCTTTGAATTCCGTTCCACATCAGAAGACAGGGTAGGACATGCTTCATTATGGCTGGGCTCCGGTGAAAAAGTTGAAGCGCCAAATCTGCCAAGACTCATGCTATTTGAAGGAATGAAAATGATGAACGGAATGATGGAAATGAGCGGGAATATGAAGCCGATGAACATGACAATGGGGAACCAGATGATGGATATGAATGAAGTAATGTACCCCGAACTTCCTGAAAGCCAGAGAAAAATGACAATGAAGCACATGAATGAAATGATGGGAGTCAAAACCAAGGAAGAAGATCATTCAGAAATGACTTCGGAAGCTTCAGCCACCGGACATGAAAATCATTCAGGAATGGATATGAAGGAAGAAAAGCCGATCAAAAGGCTGTCGTACAATCTTTTAAAATCTCCTGAAAAGACAATTCTTCCCGGTGAAAACGTAAGAGAACTTAAATTTACCCTTGAAGGGAATATGAATCAGTATCTATGGACATTGGATAACAAAACAGTAACCGAAACAGATAAAATTCTTGTAAAGAAAGGGGAGATCCTGAGAATTACCATGTACAATAACTCGATGATGCGCCATCCGATGCACCTTCACGGTCATGATTTCAGGCTGATCAATTCAAAAGGAGAATACTCCCCACTGAAAAATGTAGTGGATATCATGCCGATGGAAACCAATACAATTGAGTTTGCAGCGAATCAGGATGGTGACTGGTTTTTTCACTGCCATATTTTATACCACATGATGGCCGGAATGGGGAGAATATTCAGCTATGAAAATTCAAAGCCCAATCCCCAGCTGCCGGACAGAAAACTGGCCTGGAAAAATTTCCTGAAGGATAATAAAATGATCAGCTCAATGGCCATGCTGGATGTTGCCAGCAATAAGCTGCATGCTGAAACTATGACGATGTTCGGACCGAGATGGGCCAACCTGAACGAGTTTCATTCCAACTGGGATTTTGATCATTTTGAAGGAAATGTGAAGGTGGGTAGATTTCTGGGTAAATTCCAATGGGCGCTTCCCTATGCCGGTTTCAGGATTCAGAAAAATCATGAGATCATGGAACGACAGATGGCAGAAGATATGGGCATGAAATTCCGGGGTAAAAAGACCTGGTTCGGGCAGCAGAAGGCTTCAAAGGATCAATATGCTTTCATGGTTGGGGTACAATATCTTTTGCCAATGCTGATAACAGCTGATGCAAGCGTGGATCAGAACGGAAAAGTGCTGTTGGAGCTGAGCAGGGAAGATATTCCGATCTCCAGAAGAATAAGAGGAAATTTTTCTCTGAATTCAGACGGAGAATTCTCAACCGGATTGAGATATATTTTACAGAAATGGTTATCCGTTTCAGGAAATTATGATAATGAAATGGGCTGGGGAGCAGGACTTACCTTTACCTATTAA